The genomic stretch GTCATAAAAGTCAAGTTTCTTTTTGTTCACAATCAAAGATTTCATAAACTCTCCCATGAGGAGAGAAATATTATTAAATATTAATTATAAATTAATTAATAACTATATTAAACATATTATACGAGGGAGGTAGACCATGAGCAAGAATTTCGATGCGTATATAACACTCGATAAAACAGGTTTGGAGAACAAGTATGTGATCATTGTAAATGGCGAAGTGGTGGCAAAGGGCGAGAATATTGAGGAAATGCTTGAGAGAGTGCGGCAAGAATATCCTCATGAAAAACCCTTTGTGGCAAAGGTG from bacterium encodes the following:
- a CDS encoding DUF5678 domain-containing protein, with amino-acid sequence MSKNFDAYITLDKTGLENKYVIIVNGEVVAKGENIEEMLERVRQEYPHEKPFVAKVPEERMLVL